In Lolium rigidum isolate FL_2022 chromosome 7, APGP_CSIRO_Lrig_0.1, whole genome shotgun sequence, the DNA window CCAGATTCGTTCAGCCAGGTGAGGTGAGTTGTCGCGTCGATGTTCGTCAGAGTTTGATCGTGTGGATGCGTTTCCGTTCATCTATTCTGCTGCCCCGTGATATCTTCGTCCCAGTTtgacgtcttcctcctcctcctcctctcgttcTCTTCTTGCCACTTCTGGCCTCGAGGAGTAGAGCAGATGCCCTGGTTGTTCTTGGGTTGTGTTCTTTATTACTCCGTACTAAAAAAATGACAAAACTCAACTCGTTTGCCAAAGGGTCCGTCCATAGTCAGTCAACAACCCTTCGCGTTGTCATTGCCGCCGGTGCACGAGCACTGCACATGGGCGCGCGCAGATAGATGAACTCACGCCTGCGTCTCCCTCCCAAACccgcaggcgccgccgccgccggagagctcGAGCTGCTCGTCCCGCGGGCCGCCGGCATGGACCGCCACGAGCTGGGCGGCGCGGGAGCCGTCGAGATCGAGAAGGCGCCGCGCGAGGCCGGGGCGGACATGGAGTCGGAGCCggccgcggcgcgcgcggcggagcGCGTCCCGCCGTGGCGCGAGCAGCTGACGGCCCGCGGCCTGGTGGCGGCGCTGCTCATCGGCGTCGTCTACACCGTCATCGTCATGAAGCTCAGCCTCACCACGGGGATCGTGCCCACGCTCAACGTCTCGGCCGCGCTGCTCGCCTTCCTCGCGCTCCGCGGATGGACGCACGCGCTCCACCGGCTCGGCATTGCCTCACGCCCCTTCACACGGCAGGAGAACACCGTCGTCCAGACATGCATCGTCGCCTGCTACACCATCGGATTCGGAGGTATGTCATCAAACTAATCGATTCTTCCCCCATTCGAGCGCCCCCCGCCGCCATTGCGTTAATTAATTCCCGAATCTCGATTAATTCGCTCATTAATCCATGCCTTGCAGGCGGGTTCGGGTCATTCTTGCTGGGGCTGGACAAGAAGACGTACGAGCTGGCCGGGGCGAGCACGCCGGGCAACGTGCCGGGGAGCTACAAGGACCCCGGCATCGGATGGATGATGggcttcctcctcgccgtcagCTTCGTCGGCCTCCTCACCTTGCTCCCCCTCAGAAAGGTACGTAAGATTCCATTCCCACACTTTCCCCTCGCCCTCCTCTGATCTTTCCATATCCGACTACTTGTCAGCGTTTACCAGTTGATGATTTGAGCCGCACTTCCTGAATTTTCCCCTGTCCGGAGTTTTCTTGCCGTTACTGTCCGAAAAGTACTGAAACTTTGGCATCACTCGGAAGATCGTTCCATCACTGCAACCATTGTTTTCTCATGTTCTCACTTGTCAAGTTACCAGTGCGTGACGCTACGGTGCACTGCTGACATAACCTGGTCTAGATTTAGTTATTGCAGTGTTGATCAGAAAGACCTTTTACTACTCTACAAGTGATCTAAATAGTCGCAATCCGTCTTTTAAGTTAACTGGTGTTTGGTGAAACTAAATACAGGTGCTCGTCATCGACTATAAACTAACCTATCCAAGTGGGACTGCGACTGCCGTCCTCATAAACGGCTTCCACACACCTCAAGGAGATAAGAACGCAAAGTATGCTCTCTTTTCCTATTTTACCTGCAGAAAAGGCACGCTCTTTTATTCCAGCTACGTGCGCTGATGAAATTGAAGTGCTCAACGTTTTAGGAAATGAATGACCTCGACTGATTAAAAAGTTTCACCTTTACAACAGGAAACAGGTCCTTGGGTtcctcaagtacttcgggatcagcttcttctggagctttttccaatggttctACACCGGCGGCGACTCCTGCGGATTCGTGCAGTTCCCCACATTTGGGCTGAAAGCTTGGAAGCAATCGTAATGTCTATGGATTTTTCTCACTGCCAAATCGTAAGCTTCAGTTGTTCAAAAGCGTCACCTCTCTAACTTTAATTCGATGGCCAGATTCTTCTTCGACTTCAGTCTGACCTATGTTGGCGCCGGGATGATCTGTTCACACCTCGTCAACCTTTCTCTCCTCTTTGGCGCTGTTCTGTCTTATGGAGTAATGTGGCCGCTCATGAAGAAACAGGAGGGGAATTGGTACTCAGCAAAGGCGTCTCCCAGCAGCATGACAGGCCTCTACGGTTACAAGGTATGTTCCTGAATTCACCTCTTCTAATTAAGGCTAGTGCAGGCAGGCACAATATGCGTTTCTTATCTTGAATTATTTGCCTCCAAATCGTTCCTCGTCCAGGCCTTCCTCTGCATTGCACTGCTCATTGGAGACGGCTCCTACAACTTCTTCAAAGTCATCATTGTCACCCTCAACAGCATACGCGAAAAATCGAAGCGCGGTCGACTTAACAGAGGTAAAGTCGTAAAGTTGATTTTTGATTTTCTTATGTCTACATGTTCAGACGTTGACTCACATTCTTTTTTAAAGATCTTGAGGACTGAGATTTGACAAAACCGATAATAATCAATTTGTGTGCTTAGTTTCTTATTACGTGGTACATTGCAGTGGCGGATGCGGACTCGGCCATCGACGACATGCAGCGCAACGAGGTGTTCAACCGTGACAACATCCCGTCCTGGGTGACCTACGCCGGGTATGTCCTGCTCAGCGCCATCGCGGTGGTGGCCATCCCGCTCATATTCCGGCAGGTGAAGTGGTACTACGTGGTGATCGCGTACCTCCTGGCACCGGCGCTGGGGTTCTGCAATGCCTACGGCACGGGGCTCACCGACATGAACATGGGCTACAACTACGGCAAGGTGGCGCTGTTCGTGTTCGCGGCGTGGGCAGGGAAGGATAACGGCGTGGTGGCCGGGCTGGTCACCTGCGGGCTTGTCAAGCAGCTGGTGCTCGTCTCGGCGGATCTGATGCACGACTTCAAGACAGCACACCTGACGCTGACATCGCCGCGGTCGATGCTGGTGGGGCAGGCCGTGGGCACGCTCATGGGCTGTGTGGTGGCGCCACTCACCTTCTACCTCTTCTATGAGGCATTCGACATCGGCAACCCGGATGGTTACTGGAAAGCGCCCTATGCACTTATCTACCGCAACATGGCCATCCTCGGCGTGGAGGGCTTCGACGCGCTGCCGAAGCACTGCCTGCAACTCTGTGCGGCCTTCTTCGCCTTCGCGGTGCTGGCGAACCTGGCCAGGGACTTCCTGCCACGGAGGATCGGGAGGTTCGTGCCGCTGCCCATGGCCATGGCTGTGCCGTTCCTCGTTGGCGCGAGCTTTGCCATTGACATGTGCGTGGGGAGCCTTGTGGTGTTCCTCTGGCACAAGCTCAACGGGAAGAAAGCCGCGCTGCTCATACCAGCCGTCGCGTCTGGGTTGATCTGCGGCGACGGGATATGGATATTCCCGTCGTCGCTGCTCGCGCTGGCCAAGATCAAGCCACCCATCTGCATGAAGTTCACACCCGGAAGCTAGAGATGTACATCATCAGATTATAGTAAGATGAGCACTTTGGGGTTACAATTACATAGAGTAATGCCGGTAAATTCGGCAGCTTGTTGATAAGAGTCTAGACACTAGGTCGTGTACCCTGTACATGTTAGCAGAGGCGGAAATTTTCAGAGCGACGGAACAATTGCTTGTTGTCGCGTGCTGAGATCAAATCAAATGGCTTCCGGTGAGCCCCAACTGGGAAAGTGATGCCACCTAGAGGTACTATACTATATATTCAAAAGTGCAGAACCTAATTGATCCAATTTCGGGTGAATGGGATGAAGAACTAATCAGATCAATTTTCTGGCCGATTAATGCACAACAAGTATTATCTATTCTGTTAAGTCTGTATGGTGGAGCAGAAGATGTTGTAGCATGGAAATATACAAACAATGCCTGTTTTACTGTCCGTTCGGCTTATCACATGAAATGGCATCATCAGTTAGGCAGGAAAAATATAAGGGCGGATGGTAGGGGAAGATCAGGTTTGAATTCTGTTCGGGATTGTGCGTGGAAGTGCTCTGTACCAGCGAAAGTTCAGATTTTTGCTTGGAAAACCTTGCATGGTGTTCTTCAATGGCTTGGGAAAACTAGTTTCTGAAGCAACAGCTACAGGAAGTGCAGTACTTGAGTATATGATTTGCTACATGGATTATAGAAAAATTGCAGATTGCTGAACCTGACTTGGAGAATTGATTCTGGTGACCGCCTGGTAGATTTGTTGGATGAGAAGAAGTGTGGTAAATGGTGAGAAAGGAGGAGAGAGTAATTGATGCATCTATATCCATTAGAGCACTGGCTGCAAATTTTACCAGAGCAATGGAAAAAGGGATCAAGCCGAAGACGAGTTCTTGGCAAATTTTGTTTCAGTAAACATTGATGTTGCTTTAGATTATGATTCTAGGAAAGGAGCTACTGGTGTCGTCATTCGTGAGAGTACAAGGAGATTCATGGCTGCAAGCAATCGTAAAACATGCTCCACCACTGAAGCTATGACAATGCATGATGGAATTGCTTCAGAAAATCAGATTGAAGTTCTGAACACAATGATTGAAGGAGCAGATTCAGCAACAGCTGCCTGTGTAATCTACCAGGGCATTGCTATTCCTCCTCCCTACACCCTCCCAGTGCCGCCGCCGGCCCTCCACCCTCCACCACCGCCCCTCCCAtcccctctcctcccttcccACCTTCGCCCCGGGTCGTCTCGCGCGAGGCGGCTCCGGGCGACGACCCGAACCCAATAAGAGGTggcccatcttcctcctcttggccgctgccgccgtcggggtcggcggtggcggccgcgtcCGCCTGCCAAAGGCAGGGGGCGGTGGTGGCGCGTCCATGGACTCCCCTTCGCGTGGAGGCGGGGTCTTCCAGgggcggcgacggtggacgggaggtttggtggtggtggcctTCGGCTAATTCACCTGGATCATGGCGGGAGACGCGGTGGTGTGGCGGAAATCGGCGGGGAAAGGGCGACAGCGGGATCGCTGCTGACCTCCACCGGCCGggttggaggaagaagatggaccGCGGTTCCCAGCCATGGCGGTGGCGTGGGGGCCGGACGTTCcggctttcatggtggtggtcctagggttcttcttccgcgaagatgaagacgttcggatgccgatctttcttcatctagcccgagtgatgagttccggaaggctccgacatcgaatggaacagtgcatcttttgcgtgGAGTTCgcaggatcgggtggtattcggtcacgcgcacccatgcttttattccagccgtttggttccggatggagcggcgcgaagctctgttctgtgttgacatcaagagacttttcatccatggtgaagtcagaagcagagaatttcatgaaggcgggattgtggattagctaaagaaggttcaagtctccgcgatgttgaggaacttgcttggtgttccggattCGCAGtaggtggtatgaaagtgggcgtGGCAGCACAGGTGAAATTCAGAAtcctatctttcagggtgaaaatccaaggtctagctTTAACtgggcctggcaatgaccttgttggagacattgttttgacagcggggactatcttcagggtgaaagcctaagatctttgatcgggcgacgacggcgttgATGCACTGTTTTCTTCTTAAAGGCGtctcttttggagagtctgtatttcaggtgttgtctagaGGGTGGTTGTATTATTGTTGCTAGGCTTGggatactatagcgggacttttcttttttagttttttttatgtgtgtatccgtactgccattaggatgttgcgttgttgcagaggctgtatGTAATTGACATTTTTTATATTAatttattccctttatcgaaaaaattgtcTTCCGTCCAAGGGACTCAAATGTAATACTCCATAAAGGAATGCAATACTCATACTTTAGCTAAGGAATCTGGTGATGATCCACCAAGTTTTATTGTTCAACTATGATCAACGATGTAACCGTTAGTTGATTGATCAATAAAACTTGTCACGATGTCTTTCCcctcaaaaaaaataaaatcaaatgGCGCCTTACTTTGTTTCCCAAGCTCTGACACCATGATTATCGATTTGGCCGtcatggctttatttataaagcggaggGAAAGGTTGTTTCGACGAAGAAGTAGAACTAGACCTGTGGATTAATTGTTTGTGCGTGTGGGTGCTCGCAAAATCGCGATGCCTTTCAGCAGATTCCGCCGGCTCTTCCACTAACGGTCGTGGCCCAGCGCTGCCACTACCgtgccatcttcttcctccacgGGGTCTCTTGGATCCATCTGCCGTGCCAGTTCTCGATCGCGAGCCCGGCGTCGGCATCAGCGAGCCCCCTCCGTCCACTCCGCCGCGGTTCGTTCGTTCAACTCGCCGATGCAGAGATTCTTCGCCTCCCGTGCACCACAGCTTTTAGCTTTTGGGGATTTCGTTTGGCACATTGCCTCCCAGGCCTTTTGCCCTCGCGTGCCTCACCGTCATTACAGGGACAGGACAGGACCAGTGAAGCGCTGACCGAGCGACACACTGAGCTGATTGTTATTCGTGGAAGCTCATTCCCTTTTCCATGGCTGCCGTGGGTTATCCCTTTCTCCTCCCTTCCACTGCTGTCACCTCAACTCGGAGGTCGGCTCCTCACACCCATCGATTCGGTGGAGAGCTCTGAACCGAACCAAAATAGTTGGCATGGAGTACAGTTCAGCGAACAGTTTGCGTCATCTTGTTCTTATCACTCCGATCATCGTGGATGTAGCAATCGGATAGGCCTGCTGAATAATTGGATGGGTTGGAATAGGGTACTTACGTGCGATTGTACTGTTGTGAGGAATAAAAACCTCGGCCGCAAATCGTGCTCCACGCCTCCACTTCCGTTTGCGCCTGCAACTCACGCAGACAGAAGACGTACTGTTCGAACATACACACTTGGATGGATGGAAACATAGGCATCTCTTTTTTGCGTAAAGATTATGGGGGTCGTGGCATATTATTGCTCACGAGCTGGTTCGTGCGTGTAAGCTACTGTACGTGGTACACTGATGCTTATATTCCTACGTGGAAAAGATCATTTCGTATACTGTATGTCGATCACTGGAAGGCCAGAAACACACGCCCAATTCTCGACGGAAGTGCTCCTAACCAAGACTACGACATATGGTACTGCTATACCTTGTACCCAGGCATTCCTAGTATTTTCctacgaaaaagaaaaaaaataatgaAGGTTCGAATATGAGCCAGTGTGCCACTCATAAGGGTATGGTGCTTCTCTTCTTACAGTGCCATCGAATATTTCTTTCTAGAATCACGTGCAATTTCTAGAATGGTAAACAACAAAAACTCATTGGTTCGGAACACCTCGGATCATGTGCCCCTGTTGCTGACCGCCTCTTCCCGCGCTCCAAAAACTCATATTTTCAGATATGAGAAGATGTGGGCTTTCTCCCCCGAGTACCGGGCCATTGTGGCCTCCGTCTGGGGCCGGCCGCAGAACCGGTCGCTTACGTGCGCCTCGTGGAGACTGTGCAACACTCTGAAATGGACCCGTGCTGAGTCAAAAAATGGGCCAAAAACCGGCGTCGCCCTGCCAAAGTGGTCTCTAACTGCAGAAAGGTAATTGAGCTGCTTGACCTTACCGAAGAACTCCGCGCCCTGCTGCCCCCTGAAAAACTACTGAGGGATCGCGTCAGTCTGCGCCTCTCCGTGGAATATAAGGCCCTGGATGTTTACTGGAAGCAACGGTTCAAGTTTCGACTATGCCGTTTTGGTGAGGATAATACCAAATTCTTCCATGCCTGCGCGTCGGCGCGTCTCAGAAAAAATCAGATTAAAGTACTTCATGATGGCGACAGAGTCGTGTACAACCATGCAGAAAAAGCTGAATTGTTGCATAACTTCTATGTTGGCCTTCTTGGCGCCTCCACCCCCCCGTTGTGGGGCTTTGACCTACGGGCGCCGCCATGCCGCGAGTTGCAGGGCTACAGGAGCTAGAGAGGCCTTTTACCCTGCAAGAAGCAAAAGATGCCGTTTGGGCCATGCGCATTGATAGCAGCCCCGGCCCCGATGGCTTTGGCCCCGTCTTCTTTCGTATCTTCTGGGATATTGTCAGTTCAGACCTCATGGCCTTTCTTCAGGATTTCTACGACGGGGTGGCACCCGTTGACGGACTCAACCGGGCGTTTATTTCTCTCATTCCGAAAAAAGACGATGTACTGACAGCTGACGGCTTCCGCCCCATCTCGCTCCAGAACTGTGTTATGAAGATTATCACTCGAATCCTTAACGAGGCTGCAGCACTACATCGAGCGCCTCATCTCCTTTGAGCAGTCTGGGTTTGTCAAAGGGCGGAACATTGTCGACAACTTCCTCTACGCCGCCGATGTGGTCCAAAGCTGCCAAGCCCGGGGATCCCCAGCTGTGGTGCTCAAGCTCGACTTTAAGAAAGCATTCGACTCCGTCAACTGGGAGGCGCTGGATGCTATTCTTGATGCTCGTGGCCTCGGCCCCATGTTTCGGTCCTGGATCTCCGCAATTCTTAATACTGGGCGGACTGCTGTGCTTCTGAATGGTGTCCCGGGGCGATGGATTTCTTGCAAGAATGGGCTGCGTCAGGGAGACCCCCTGTCGCCGTACCTGTACCTTGCTGTCGCTGACCTCCTCCCCTGCCTCATCGCCATGGAGGGAGGCGGCGACCGCCTGTTGCACCCACTTGTTGACGACCTTCCGTGCCCTGTGatccaatatgcagatgataccctGCTGATCCTGAGAGCTGAACACTCCCAAGTCCGTCGCCTCCGTGAGCTCCTTGACCTCTTCTCGCAGGCTACTGGTCTACACATTAACTTCCACAAGAGCAccttcgtcccagttggcggtgtCGCTGCCGAACTAGCCTCGGATCTCGCAGGCATCATCGGATGTCCCGTCTCATCCTTCCCCCAGACTTACCTAGGGCTGCCGCTCTCGGACCACAAACTCCCTGCTGCTGCACTAGAATTCATCTCAGTCAAGATCTCCAAGCGCATCCCCGGATGGCGGACGTCCTTGCTCCCAATTGGCGGGCGCCTCACCCTCACTACGGCAGTCCTGTCGGCCCTCCCATCTTTTGCCATGTCTGTGCTACCGATCCCCAAAGGGACGCTCTCAAAAATGGATCGACCGCGTCGGGCGATGTTCTGGAAGGCAAAAGATAAATGCTCTGGTGGTGATTGCCAAGTTGCTTGGGACTACGTTTTCCGTCTGCGATCTGAAGGTGGGCTGGGTGTTGTGGATCTCGGTCTCCAGAACAAATGTCTCCTGTTGAAGGCGCTGCACGGGTTGTTCACCGGACGAGACTCCCCCTGGACCAGGTGGGTGAAGCGCAGTTACCTCGGTGCCCACCCGCATGTGGCCACCCCGCTTGGAAGGGCTTCCAATCACTCATTCCACTGTACCGCTCCATTACGAGAGTTGAACCCCGTGACGGGCGCTCCACCTCGCTTTGGTACGATGGTTGGACCCCGCTGGGCCCCCTGTCGGCTGCCATCCCCGCGGCCTTCTCCCACTGCCTCCGCCCCCTCGCCACTATCGTCGATaccctcggggggggggggggggaggccgAGGTCCCACTTGTTCACCGAGTCTCTGCAGCAGCCGCCGGTGAGATGGAGTTCATCCATGCTTGCCTCTCCCGGATCTCCCTCACCTCGTCGCCGGACATTCGAACCATCTCGCTCGGCCCATTGACCGACTTCTCCATAGGGGACATCTACCGGTCCCTCCACTCCTCAGGTTGTATCGTCCCCGGACAGGACGTCAACTGGGTCTGCTTTGCGCCTCTCAAGGTGCGGGTGTTCTTTTTGGATACTGCGCCTTTGCAAGACCAGGACACGGGCGCTGCTACACCGCATCAGATGTGTGCCCTCCCCAGATTGCCCCTTCTGCCCGAATCAGCTAGAAGACACCTCGCATTTGTTCATCGGCTGCCCCCGCCTTCGCCCCTTTTGGAGTGTCGTCTCCCCCTCAGGTCGCCCCCCCCGTGGACGCCGACGTTCCGACCCTCCTCGACGCTCTCTCCGGGGACTTACCTCCCATGCACCTGGAAGCACGCAACACAATCATCCTGGCCCTCCTGTGGACTGTCTGGAAATCCCGCAACAGAATGGTGTTTGACGCTGATTACATGTCTACCCCACGCATTATAGCCCTGCTAGTAGACCATCTCCGACTTTGGGTCGTTCGCGCCCCCTCTAGGGTTGACACGAGCGCTCTGCTGGCTTGGTGCCAGGCCATCTCTTAGACTATGTCTTTCACCTTGCACTGTACTCCCCCCTGTATCCAAACTCCCCCCCCATCCCTTCTCTCTCACTGTGTTTGGGCGCGGTATGCCGCCCCATACCTATTGGTGTAGGCTTTAAGCCCCCCTCCCTGTAACCCCGCTCCTGCATTAATGAAAATGAGTTCAGGTGGGCGATCGCCCCCCCGttgtttcctcaaaaaaaaaagtagaatGAAATCAAGAATCACCGTAAACAGAATCACATACTCTAATTAGCAAAGAGAATCACATATTCGTGCTTTGTTGGGGGGGGGGGTCCCTATTCCTATTCGTGTTCCTTATATGATGGCTCCTCATCATGTCTATCCTGTAGAATCGCatgcatttttattttttttgagggAATAACCGCATGCTTACCATGTggtgtttttttgtttttcagaAACCACACCCTTGGGTTGAGACCCGCTTAAGTTTAGTGGCCCACACCTGAAAATTAATGGGCTACAGCCCATTTGTGTGCTGAGGTTCAAATTTGCCTCATAGGGTCTTTGTCATGTCGCATTAAAAAAACATCTtccctgtagaaaaattaaaacaaaCCTGCTGTAAGAAAAAAACTCTTAGACAACCAAGACGTCATTTTGCAGCATGTACTGTGGCCGTTGATGTATAGCCGTTGatgtatactacctccgtttcaaggaataagacgcacgcgtattccaagacgaactttgaccataaaaattaaacaacaaaatattaattatattatatgtaattagtatcgttggattcgtattgaaaaacactttttaatgatactaatttcatagaaATAAtccttatctatttgaagtaatttttggtcaaacaaaaagctcataaaacgaggacgccttattccttgaaacggaggtagtataggaTATATCGTGGGTTTATCTTATCAACCTCTAGTTATGACATGCGCACATGCATGTACCGTGGCCGTTGATGTATATAGGATCATGGTGGATTTATCTTATAAACCACCAGTTGAAGACGGCAAGATGCGGTACAAAGATTAGACCGgtctagattgctagcagcatgtagggatcctccaacgaggggacccgaagctagaTACGTTGTGTGCCTAATCTCACTCccagaatctccatcgtcgctatctcccgaaacccaagtctataatacgtaggcattggcgaggtgatccctcgtcagcaGTCTAGGTTTTTTTTTaccaatctagtatatgatcatatgtatgtttacatggtgccgccataggcgaagctatgttgtctatctattgttcCCCTCTATTGGGtgtcctggctggctttatatatgcaaccagcctagggttttacaagagtcctagtcgactacttcttcgagttgcctttttgggtcttctccatattgggccgagccgagctaggtatactaataatggatacccgaagggtatacccatgtca includes these proteins:
- the LOC124674845 gene encoding probable metal-nicotianamine transporter YSL16 yields the protein MDRHELGGAGAVEIEKAPREAGADMESEPAAARAAERVPPWREQLTARGLVAALLIGVVYTVIVMKLSLTTGIVPTLNVSAALLAFLALRGWTHALHRLGIASRPFTRQENTVVQTCIVACYTIGFGGGFGSFLLGLDKKTYELAGASTPGNVPGSYKDPGIGWMMGFLLAVSFVGLLTLLPLRKVLVIDYKLTYPSGTATAVLINGFHTPQGDKNAKKQVLGFLKYFGISFFWSFFQWFYTGGDSCGFVQFPTFGLKAWKQSFFFDFSLTYVGAGMICSHLVNLSLLFGAVLSYGVMWPLMKKQEGNWYSAKASPSSMTGLYGYKAFLCIALLIGDGSYNFFKVIIVTLNSIREKSKRGRLNRVADADSAIDDMQRNEVFNRDNIPSWVTYAGYVLLSAIAVVAIPLIFRQVKWYYVVIAYLLAPALGFCNAYGTGLTDMNMGYNYGKVALFVFAAWAGKDNGVVAGLVTCGLVKQLVLVSADLMHDFKTAHLTLTSPRSMLVGQAVGTLMGCVVAPLTFYLFYEAFDIGNPDGYWKAPYALIYRNMAILGVEGFDALPKHCLQLCAAFFAFAVLANLARDFLPRRIGRFVPLPMAMAVPFLVGASFAIDMCVGSLVVFLWHKLNGKKAALLIPAVASGLICGDGIWIFPSSLLALAKIKPPICMKFTPGS